One genomic window of Coffea eugenioides isolate CCC68of chromosome 1, Ceug_1.0, whole genome shotgun sequence includes the following:
- the LOC113755244 gene encoding splicing factor U2af small subunit B-like, which translates to MYQRPDMITPGVDPQGQPIEPRKIQEHFKDFYEDIFEELGKFDEIESLNICDNLADHMISNVYIQFKEEDQAAAALQALQGHFYSGCTIIADFSPVTDFREATYRRSSRGGYCNFMHIKMIGRDLRRKLFGSHILKYRRSRSRSRSANPHPHHHHRRERERERDYDRSRDSERDYRASGRRSGGDRHARHESDSSGGRRRHAASPRRSKSPVREGSE; encoded by the coding sequence ATGTACCAGCGCCCTGACATGATCACCCCTGGAGTCGACCCCCAGGGCCAACCCATCGAACCCCGCAAGATTCAGGAGCATTTCAAGGACTTCTACGAGGACATTTTCGAGGAACTCGGCAAGTTCGACGAGATCGAGAGCCTCAACATCTGCGACAACCTCGCCGACCACATGATCAGCAACGTCTACATCCAGTTCAAGGAGGAGGACCAGGCTGCCGCCGCCCTCCAGGCTTTGCAGGGCCACTTCTACTCCGGCTGCACCATCATTGCCGACTTCTCCCCTGTCACCGACTTCCGCGAGGCCACCTACCGAAGGAGCAGTCGTGGTGGATATTGCAATTTTATGCACATCAAGATGATTGGGAGGGACCTCAGGAGGAAGCTCTTTGGGAGTCATATTCTTAAGTACCGAAGGAGCAGGAGTCGCAGTAGAAGTGCCAATCCCCATCCACACCACCATCACCGGAGGGAAAGAGAAAGGGAAAGGGACTACGATAGGAGCCGTGACAGTGAAAGGGATTATCGTGCAAGTGGTAGGAGGAGCGGAGGAGACCGGCACGCCAGGCATGAGAGCGACAGCAGCGGAGGGAGGAGAAGACATGCAGCGAGTCCCAGGCGGAGCAAAAGTCCTGTGAGGGAAGGTAGCGAGTAG